The following proteins are encoded in a genomic region of Bosea beijingensis:
- a CDS encoding GntR family transcriptional regulator: MLQPAVEPVAPDLLRSLREHVHERLRRAIVAGRFRNGERLNERHLAEMLGVSTTPVKDAIRKLESEGLVRTEARRGVFVEFSPRQALEMALGRAALESVMAHIAANHLTENGSAELGKLIAEMEHATEHGDLEDLVALNEAYHRAIHRISGCTYLERRLDGQRMYDHAQRIALHSEPDERRRGFEEHRDIYEALLARDPARAELRMRRHIVRSAKAHVRLVFGADAEGLDYDE, from the coding sequence ATGTTGCAGCCTGCCGTCGAACCCGTTGCGCCCGATCTGCTGCGTTCGCTGCGCGAGCATGTCCATGAGCGCCTGCGCCGTGCGATCGTCGCCGGTCGCTTCCGCAATGGCGAGCGCCTGAACGAGCGCCATCTCGCCGAGATGCTCGGCGTCAGCACGACCCCGGTGAAGGACGCGATCCGCAAGCTCGAAAGCGAGGGATTGGTCCGAACGGAAGCGCGCCGTGGCGTCTTCGTCGAATTCTCTCCGCGACAGGCGCTGGAGATGGCCCTCGGCCGCGCGGCGCTCGAAAGCGTCATGGCCCATATCGCCGCCAATCACCTGACCGAGAACGGCTCGGCCGAGCTCGGCAAGCTGATCGCCGAGATGGAACACGCGACCGAGCATGGTGATCTCGAAGACCTCGTCGCGCTGAACGAGGCTTATCACCGGGCGATCCATCGCATCTCCGGCTGCACCTATCTGGAGCGCCGCCTCGATGGCCAGCGCATGTACGACCATGCCCAGCGCATCGCCCTGCATTCCGAACCGGACGAGCGCCGCCGCGGCTTCGAGGAACACCGAGACATCTACGAGGCGCTCCTGGCGCGCGATCCCGCGCGCGCCGAACTCAGGATGCGTCGTCACATCGTCCGCTCGGCGAAGGCCCATGTCAGACTGGTCTTCGGCGCGGATGCGGAGGGACTGGACTATGACGAATGA
- a CDS encoding Bug family tripartite tricarboxylate transporter substrate binding protein — protein MSITRRTIIAAACLAAAGPALAQGDYPGSKVVTIVVPFAAGGTTDLLGRILADRLGQRLGGKFIVENRPGAGGNTGVAAVARAPADGYTLTMGTVSSHAINPAVYAKLPFDHIKDFAPISQVASVPNILMVNIDLPAKSVPELIDLLKKNPGKYSFGSSGAGTSTHMAAELFKVSTGTDMVHVPYRSSGQVTQDLLSGQIQITFDNITIAWPHVQDGKIRALATATPKRLEVAKDLPALSEFIPGYDASSWHGFFAPSGVPKEIVAKLSTETQAIMREPAVIEQLKKLGVDPVGSSQEQFAAHIASETKRWAEVAQKANVKIE, from the coding sequence ATGAGCATTACGCGCAGAACCATCATCGCCGCCGCCTGCCTGGCTGCGGCAGGGCCCGCCTTGGCGCAGGGCGATTATCCCGGCAGCAAGGTTGTCACCATCGTCGTGCCCTTCGCGGCTGGCGGCACCACGGACCTGCTCGGGCGCATCCTGGCCGACCGGCTAGGCCAGCGGCTCGGCGGCAAGTTCATCGTCGAGAACCGGCCGGGCGCCGGCGGCAATACCGGCGTCGCCGCGGTCGCGCGGGCGCCGGCCGACGGCTACACGCTGACCATGGGCACGGTGTCGAGCCATGCGATCAACCCGGCCGTCTATGCCAAGCTGCCCTTCGACCACATCAAGGATTTCGCGCCGATCTCACAGGTGGCGAGCGTGCCCAACATCCTGATGGTCAATATCGACCTGCCGGCAAAGAGTGTGCCGGAGCTGATCGACCTGCTGAAGAAGAATCCCGGCAAGTACTCGTTCGGCTCGTCGGGGGCGGGCACCTCGACCCATATGGCGGCCGAATTGTTCAAGGTCTCGACCGGTACCGACATGGTGCATGTGCCCTACCGGTCGAGCGGGCAGGTGACGCAGGACCTGCTCTCCGGTCAAATCCAGATCACCTTCGACAACATCACCATCGCCTGGCCGCATGTGCAGGACGGCAAGATCCGCGCACTCGCCACCGCGACGCCGAAGCGGCTCGAAGTGGCCAAGGACCTGCCGGCGCTGTCGGAGTTCATCCCGGGCTACGATGCCAGTTCCTGGCACGGCTTCTTCGCGCCGTCCGGCGTGCCGAAGGAGATCGTCGCCAAGCTCTCGACCGAGACGCAGGCGATCATGCGGGAGCCGGCGGTGATCGAGCAGCTCAAGAAGCTCGGCGTCGACCCGGTCGGGTCGAGCCAGGAGCAGTTCGCCGCCCATATCGCCTCAGAGACCAAGCGCTGGGCGGAGGTTGCTCAGAAGGCGAATGTGAAGATCGAGTGA
- a CDS encoding HpcH/HpaI aldolase family protein translates to MDLPANAFKAALKRGELQIGLWSSLCSPIVSEIISQSGFDWILVDTEHSPNEPPDVLAQLQALKGGTATPIVRPAWNDAVLLKRLLDIGVQAVLVPFVQNAEEARKAVAACRYPPAGIRGITVSGRGSHYGRVPDYLKRADGEICVLVQVETGEALARIEEIASVDGVDGVFIGPADLSASLGHIGNPGHPEVQAAIQDAVKRLTAIGKPAGILTPSEPDARRYIEWGYRFVAVGSDLGLMTKHADALAKAFAGQR, encoded by the coding sequence GTGGATCTGCCCGCCAACGCCTTCAAGGCCGCGCTGAAGCGCGGCGAACTCCAGATCGGATTGTGGAGCAGCCTGTGCAGCCCGATCGTCTCCGAGATCATCAGCCAGAGCGGCTTCGACTGGATCCTGGTCGATACCGAGCATTCTCCCAACGAGCCGCCCGACGTCCTCGCCCAGTTGCAGGCGCTGAAGGGCGGCACCGCGACCCCGATCGTCCGCCCGGCCTGGAACGATGCCGTGCTGCTCAAGCGCCTGCTCGATATCGGCGTTCAGGCCGTGCTCGTGCCGTTCGTCCAGAATGCCGAGGAAGCGCGCAAGGCCGTCGCCGCCTGCCGCTATCCGCCCGCCGGCATCCGCGGCATCACGGTCAGCGGCCGCGGCAGCCATTACGGGCGCGTACCTGACTATCTCAAGCGCGCCGACGGCGAGATCTGCGTGCTCGTGCAGGTGGAAACGGGCGAGGCGCTGGCCCGCATCGAGGAGATCGCCTCGGTCGATGGCGTCGACGGCGTCTTCATTGGCCCGGCCGATCTCTCGGCCTCGCTCGGCCATATCGGCAACCCCGGCCATCCCGAGGTCCAGGCCGCGATCCAGGATGCGGTGAAGCGCCTGACCGCGATCGGCAAGCCGGCCGGCATCCTGACGCCGTCCGAGCCCGATGCGCGCCGCTATATCGAATGGGGCTATCGCTTCGTCGCCGTCGGTTCCGATCTCGGCCTCATGACCAAGCATGCCGACGCGCTGGCCAAGGCTTTCGCCGGGCAGCGCTGA
- a CDS encoding DUF2891 domain-containing protein, producing the protein MTTPMLTEEIAQRFARIALGHVRREYPNKPDHTLAGPQDAQTPSQLHPVFYGSYDWHSCVHSYWMLARLLRRHPTMEAAADIVALFDAQLVPEKVAVECAYLTQPTARGFKRPYGWGWLLKLASELKGLDDGRWGRALEPLAEAFAQRFRDFLPIVTYPVRVGTHFNTAFGLRMAADYADATGDRAFVALLRETALRWYGADEDCPAWGEPSGDDFQSSALIEAECMRRLLPADQFLPWFERFLPRIAQSQPAILFKPATVTDRTDGKIAHLDGLNLSRAWCWSALGAALPEWDVRRPVIADAARLHLETGLPHIAGDYMGEHWLASFAVLAIEER; encoded by the coding sequence ATGACTACCCCCATGCTCACCGAAGAGATCGCCCAGCGTTTTGCCCGCATCGCGCTCGGCCATGTCCGTCGCGAGTATCCCAACAAGCCGGACCATACACTGGCCGGCCCGCAGGATGCGCAGACGCCGAGCCAGCTCCATCCGGTGTTCTATGGCAGCTATGACTGGCATTCCTGCGTGCATAGCTACTGGATGCTGGCGCGGCTGCTCAGGCGCCATCCGACGATGGAGGCGGCTGCCGATATCGTCGCGCTGTTCGATGCACAGCTTGTTCCGGAGAAAGTTGCGGTCGAATGCGCCTATCTGACCCAGCCGACGGCGCGCGGCTTCAAGCGGCCTTATGGCTGGGGCTGGCTGCTCAAGCTCGCATCCGAGCTGAAGGGGCTCGACGACGGGCGCTGGGGCCGGGCGCTGGAGCCGCTTGCCGAAGCCTTCGCCCAGCGTTTCCGCGATTTCCTGCCGATCGTGACCTATCCGGTCCGGGTCGGCACGCATTTCAACACCGCCTTCGGTCTGCGGATGGCGGCGGATTATGCAGATGCGACCGGGGATCGCGCTTTCGTGGCCCTGCTGCGCGAGACGGCGCTGCGCTGGTATGGGGCCGATGAGGATTGCCCGGCCTGGGGCGAGCCGAGCGGCGACGATTTCCAGTCCTCGGCCTTGATCGAGGCGGAATGCATGCGCCGCCTGCTGCCGGCGGACCAGTTCTTGCCCTGGTTCGAGCGCTTCCTGCCGCGCATCGCGCAGAGCCAGCCTGCAATCCTGTTCAAACCAGCGACCGTGACCGACCGGACCGACGGCAAGATCGCGCATCTCGACGGGCTCAATCTCAGCCGCGCCTGGTGCTGGAGCGCGCTGGGTGCGGCGCTGCCGGAGTGGGATGTGCGGCGCCCGGTCATCGCGGACGCTGCTAGGTTGCATCTCGAAACCGGGCTGCCGCATATCGCCGGCGACTATATGGGCGAGCACTGGCTTGCGAGTTTCGCCGTGCTCGCGATCGAGGAGAGATAG